From the Paramormyrops kingsleyae isolate MSU_618 chromosome 7, PKINGS_0.4, whole genome shotgun sequence genome, one window contains:
- the LOC111835957 gene encoding interleukin-6 receptor subunit beta isoform X1 — protein MAGATTVLCRNRRLRNHEEFHQSVFFVVICCLSGCCWFSTVNTMAYGVNRKPCSSYEHCHSSPDGVHDLDCFWIWKSKMKCTWKSGRWSSRNAIYTFIHEQSRKLGPYRPNHQNTSNTFIDFVVYKADKLNACVIDASHIEMNCTMTTFSGIPQNLSRCHPRNNIDFKRYSRQLDITPSWEEAHVKDYVVRIREMGGKFWRMLQPVSKGVNSIAANLTSSKSYEIQVQCVTSDQCSQCPWSQIITVPPELTDNPTVNNLEVSPYEKGKRLIIIHWKLEGYHSADGYNVTVAKESREFQQVLFTSESSLRLLLSDSAYVISIVAFNQAGASPPVTTSVQTADDADFFGTLNITFNGNMSFVVAWDIDLSPTYHCFSVDWWLMGEKPSWKSFYLKKGRHKEITLKAPLQPYKKYFFLLNARPDKNTCNLKHVNNSEATYGRTQQYALEGTPVSAPANITSLNATSSSLVVQWSPIAEEDLRGFLLGYRIYYSENKQENQSIVVQVGHTEHSHVLSGLKQQTVYMLRMSVFTAAGEGVQSDPVYFKTKPPDLSADRLAGLITVVLLFLCVPVFSRLFKRVKVVFWPSIPNPGNSNAVQKIDGAHSLDILESMGHGRLAHVKESNMSSLHIIEHEASPQPSCRSPLMAEEMAGPGAAEEEGQAASGDIESPAATPPSARPAQPCPGDYTTMELFQQMTTQSVLDGASPVGKPGGACHTKPDHDYIQQAICLSIMWYHESSDKVEISIL, from the exons ATGGCTGGCGCGACCACGGTGCTATGCAGAAACAGGAGGCTACGAAACCATGAAGAATTTCACCAGTCCGTCTTTTTCGTCGTCATTT GCTGCCTGTCTGGGTGTTGCTGGTTTTCCACTGTTAACACAATGGCTTATGGCG tcaaCAGAAAACCATGTTCCAGTTATGAGCACTGCCATTCATCTCCAG ATGGTGTGCATGATTTGGATTGTTTCTGGATTTGGAAGAGCAAGATGAAATGTACCTGGAAGTCAGGGAGATGGTCTTCAAGAAAtgcaatatatacatttatCCATGAACAGT CACGGAAATTGGGTCCATACCGTCCAAACCACCAAAACACATCAAATACATTCATCGACTTTGTGGTATATAAGGCCGATAAGCTGAACGCTTGTGTTATTGATGCAAGTCATATTGAGATGAATTGTACTATGACAACTTTCAGTGGAATACCACAAAATCTGA GTCGGTGCCATCCCAGAAACAATATCGACTTTAAACGATATTCAAGGCAGTTGGACATAACGCCGTCCTGGGAGGAAGCTCATGTTAAGGATTATGTTGTACGAATCAGGGAGATGGGTGGCAAATTCTGGAGAATG CTGCAACCAGTATCTAAAGGGGTGAACAGCATTGCAGCAAATCTTACGTCATCAAAGTCCTACGAGATACAAGTGCAGTGTGTCACCAGTGACCAGTGCAGTCAATGTCCATGGAGTCAAATCATCACTGTGCCACCAG AGTTGACAGATAATCCAACAGTCAACAACTTAGAAGTCAGCCCATATGAAAAGGGGAAAAGACTGATCATCATACACTGGAAG CTTGAGGGGTACCATTCAGCGGACGGTTACAACGTGACGGTGGCAAAGGAATCCAGAGAGTTCCAGCAGGTGTTATTCACTTCAGAGTCTTCGCTGAGGCTCCTTCTCTCAGACTCAGCCTATGTCATCAGCATCGTGGCCTTCAACCAAGCGGGGGCTTCCCCCCCCGTGACAACTTCCGTGCAGACTGCAGATGATGCTG attttttcgGGACACTGAACATTACTTTCAATGGCAACATGAGCTTTGTCGTCGCCTGGGATATCGACCTCAGCCCTACGTACCACTGCTTTTCCGTGGACTGGTGGCTGATGGGAGAGAAACCGTCCTGGAAGTCTTTTTACCTGAAGAAGGGACGCCACAAGGAAATTACCCTGAAAG CCCCTCTGCAACCATACAAGAAGTACTTTTTCCTCCTCAATGCGAGGCCAGACAAAAACACTTGCAACCTGAAGCATGTCAACAACAGTGAGGCCACGTACGGCAGGACTCAGCAGTACGCTTTGGAAGGAA CTCCTGTGAGTGCCCCAGCGAACATCACAAGTTTAAACGCAACAAGCAGCTCCCTGGTCGTGCAGTGGAGTCCCATCGCAGAAGAGGACCTCCGGGGCTTTCTGCTCGGCTACCGAATCTACTACAGCGAAAACAAGCAGGAAAACCAGTCCATAG TTGTCCAGGTGGGGCACACAGAGCACTCCCATGTGCTGTCTGGCCTCAAGCAGCAGACGGTTTACATGCTACGGATGTCGGTCTTCACCGCAGCTGGGGAGGGTGTCCAGAGCGATCCCGTCTACTTTAAAACCAAGCCACCCG ATCTGAGTGCAGACAGACTTGCAGGActtattacagtggtactgcTGTTTCTCTGCGTGCCTGTTTTCTCCAGATTGTTTAAAAG GGTGAAGGTTGTTTTCTGGCCCAGTATACCAAACCCCGGCAACAGCAATGCAGTCCAGAAAATAGATGGCGCACACAGTCTT GACATCCTGGAGTCCATGGGACATGGCCGGCTGGCCCATGTGAAGGAGAGCAACATGAGCAGCCTGCATATCATCGAGCACGAGGCGAGCCCCCAGCCCAGCTGCAGAAGCCCACTCATGGCAGAGGAGATGGCCGGACCAGGTGCAGCAGAAGAGGAGGGCCAGGCTGCcagtggggacattgagtctccTGCAGCCACGCCGCCATCCGCCCGGCCCGCACAGCCCTGCCCTGGTGACTACACCACCATGGAGCTCTTCCAGCAGATGACAACCCAATCGGTGCTGGATGGTGCGTCTCCAGTCGGCAAGCCAGGAGGCGCTTGTCACACCAAACCGGACCATGACTATATCCAGCAGGCCATCTGCTTAAGCATCATGTGGTACCATGAGAGCAGTGACAAGGTTGAGATCTCCATCCTGTGA
- the LOC111835957 gene encoding interleukin-6 receptor subunit beta isoform X2 codes for MAGATTVLCRNRRLRNHEEFHQSVFFVVICCLSGCCWFSTVNTMAYGVNRKPCSSYEHCHSSPDGVHDLDCFWIWKSKMKCTWKSGRWSSRNAIYTFIHEQSRKLGPYRPNHQNTSNTFIDFVVYKADKLNACVIDASHIEMNCTMTTFSGIPQNLSRCHPRNNIDFKRYSRQLDITPSWEEAHVKDYVVRIREMGGKFWRMLQPVSKGVNSIAANLTSSKSYEIQVQCVTSDQCSQCPWSQIITVPPELTDNPTVNNLEVSPYEKGKRLIIIHWKLEGYHSADGYNVTVAKESREFQQVLFTSESSLRLLLSDSAYVISIVAFNQAGASPPVTTSVQTADDADFFGTLNITFNGNMSFVVAWDIDLSPTYHCFSVDWWLMGEKPSWKSFYLKKGRHKEITLKAPLQPYKKYFFLLNARPDKNTCNLKHVNNSEATYGRTQQYALEGTPVSAPANITSLNATSSSLVVQWSPIAEEDLRGFLLGYRIYYSENKQENQSIVVQVGHTEHSHVLSGLKQQTVYMLRMSVFTAAGEGVQSDPVYFKTKPPDLSADRLAGLITVVLLFLCVPVFSRLFKRVKVVFWPSIPNPGNSNAVQKIDGAHSLAQVTNPEPHSDLEHLHTERDPLLPGPTGHPGVHGTWPAGPCEGEQHEQPAYHRARGEPPAQLQKPTHGRGDGRTRCSRRGGPGCQWGH; via the exons ATGGCTGGCGCGACCACGGTGCTATGCAGAAACAGGAGGCTACGAAACCATGAAGAATTTCACCAGTCCGTCTTTTTCGTCGTCATTT GCTGCCTGTCTGGGTGTTGCTGGTTTTCCACTGTTAACACAATGGCTTATGGCG tcaaCAGAAAACCATGTTCCAGTTATGAGCACTGCCATTCATCTCCAG ATGGTGTGCATGATTTGGATTGTTTCTGGATTTGGAAGAGCAAGATGAAATGTACCTGGAAGTCAGGGAGATGGTCTTCAAGAAAtgcaatatatacatttatCCATGAACAGT CACGGAAATTGGGTCCATACCGTCCAAACCACCAAAACACATCAAATACATTCATCGACTTTGTGGTATATAAGGCCGATAAGCTGAACGCTTGTGTTATTGATGCAAGTCATATTGAGATGAATTGTACTATGACAACTTTCAGTGGAATACCACAAAATCTGA GTCGGTGCCATCCCAGAAACAATATCGACTTTAAACGATATTCAAGGCAGTTGGACATAACGCCGTCCTGGGAGGAAGCTCATGTTAAGGATTATGTTGTACGAATCAGGGAGATGGGTGGCAAATTCTGGAGAATG CTGCAACCAGTATCTAAAGGGGTGAACAGCATTGCAGCAAATCTTACGTCATCAAAGTCCTACGAGATACAAGTGCAGTGTGTCACCAGTGACCAGTGCAGTCAATGTCCATGGAGTCAAATCATCACTGTGCCACCAG AGTTGACAGATAATCCAACAGTCAACAACTTAGAAGTCAGCCCATATGAAAAGGGGAAAAGACTGATCATCATACACTGGAAG CTTGAGGGGTACCATTCAGCGGACGGTTACAACGTGACGGTGGCAAAGGAATCCAGAGAGTTCCAGCAGGTGTTATTCACTTCAGAGTCTTCGCTGAGGCTCCTTCTCTCAGACTCAGCCTATGTCATCAGCATCGTGGCCTTCAACCAAGCGGGGGCTTCCCCCCCCGTGACAACTTCCGTGCAGACTGCAGATGATGCTG attttttcgGGACACTGAACATTACTTTCAATGGCAACATGAGCTTTGTCGTCGCCTGGGATATCGACCTCAGCCCTACGTACCACTGCTTTTCCGTGGACTGGTGGCTGATGGGAGAGAAACCGTCCTGGAAGTCTTTTTACCTGAAGAAGGGACGCCACAAGGAAATTACCCTGAAAG CCCCTCTGCAACCATACAAGAAGTACTTTTTCCTCCTCAATGCGAGGCCAGACAAAAACACTTGCAACCTGAAGCATGTCAACAACAGTGAGGCCACGTACGGCAGGACTCAGCAGTACGCTTTGGAAGGAA CTCCTGTGAGTGCCCCAGCGAACATCACAAGTTTAAACGCAACAAGCAGCTCCCTGGTCGTGCAGTGGAGTCCCATCGCAGAAGAGGACCTCCGGGGCTTTCTGCTCGGCTACCGAATCTACTACAGCGAAAACAAGCAGGAAAACCAGTCCATAG TTGTCCAGGTGGGGCACACAGAGCACTCCCATGTGCTGTCTGGCCTCAAGCAGCAGACGGTTTACATGCTACGGATGTCGGTCTTCACCGCAGCTGGGGAGGGTGTCCAGAGCGATCCCGTCTACTTTAAAACCAAGCCACCCG ATCTGAGTGCAGACAGACTTGCAGGActtattacagtggtactgcTGTTTCTCTGCGTGCCTGTTTTCTCCAGATTGTTTAAAAG GGTGAAGGTTGTTTTCTGGCCCAGTATACCAAACCCCGGCAACAGCAATGCAGTCCAGAAAATAGATGGCGCACACAGTCTT gcacaagtTACTAACCCAGAGCCACACAGCGACCTAGAACATTTACATACTGAACGTGACCCTCTGCTGCCGGGACCCACAGGACATCCTGGAGTCCATGGGACATGGCCGGCTGGCCCATGTGAAGGAGAGCAACATGAGCAGCCTGCATATCATCGAGCACGAGGCGAGCCCCCAGCCCAGCTGCAGAAGCCCACTCATGGCAGAGGAGATGGCCGGACCAGGTGCAGCAGAAGAGGAGGGCCAGGCTGCcagtggggacattga